A genomic segment from Leptospira fainei serovar Hurstbridge str. BUT 6 encodes:
- a CDS encoding LruC domain-containing protein has product MKKILLLTLLVGLTLNCNNGKKKGLLLPFLSLLGTQNKSDGSTGVSGNSGSTGVVFTPGDGSGNYVTQPSGNSSSTPSTSSGAGTANSGNSSGSSSSSSGSGNSNASNNSSSNSGGSAGGNSSSSSGTSDNSSSSSGGSTGRNSGSSSDTSDNSSSNGNGGHNSNSSANSSDNSPSKGDTGNGSGSTNTSGSGNSDGDKGSGTPTVAVVVVDDPKGSSNFNYNTTQTIPLNLTVVDKERKPVIGAAILVYDETNNLLFQGISDSSGKVTGSLTVPTSVENITIDISIGGESISQYVNLEKILGINRTIHYAITLPSNQVADSDGDGIPDSTDIYPNDPSRSTELLYPGEGVYTLAFEDLYPSPGDADLNDYVVQFKNEEDLDAAGKIVRLRGRYQHVARGAGYSHKLLLKLPVNVGATVTYKRTDGNENAKVAQTTSTVTAAQLNQGYELLPDSSKTLSGQNANPGEVFKHGHVATIEIVFDSPVTRAQLGAFPYDLFAHVISSNHDIHFPGLYKNSDGSDPYMDSTGFPWAILVPGAWKYPYEKQDIRKPSQTGYGDFSLWVTSKGTNYKNWYNRITNESKVFPVPDSSTLLGYLFLSVKKFAVFYAVALLGIGGIGLYILRRRQSIVI; this is encoded by the coding sequence ATGAAAAAAATCTTGTTGCTGACCTTATTGGTCGGACTGACCCTAAATTGCAATAACGGCAAAAAGAAAGGCCTACTGCTTCCTTTTCTTTCCCTTCTCGGTACCCAAAATAAATCCGACGGCAGTACCGGAGTATCCGGTAATTCGGGCAGCACCGGAGTGGTGTTTACACCTGGAGATGGTTCCGGAAATTACGTCACCCAGCCTTCCGGCAATTCAAGTTCAACGCCATCCACGTCTTCAGGCGCTGGAACCGCAAACTCGGGAAACTCAAGCGGGAGTTCCTCTTCCTCAAGTGGGTCAGGAAATTCGAATGCTTCCAATAATTCTTCTTCAAACAGCGGAGGATCTGCCGGAGGAAATTCCAGCTCTAGTAGCGGTACTTCCGATAACTCATCCTCAAGCAGCGGGGGATCTACCGGCAGGAATTCCGGCTCTAGTAGCGATACGTCGGATAATTCATCCTCAAACGGAAACGGCGGACATAATTCCAATTCCAGCGCTAACTCTTCCGATAATTCGCCTTCAAAAGGCGATACCGGAAACGGTTCCGGTTCAACCAATACTTCCGGATCGGGAAATTCTGACGGAGATAAAGGATCCGGAACTCCAACCGTCGCTGTCGTAGTCGTGGACGATCCGAAAGGAAGTTCCAATTTTAATTATAATACGACTCAAACGATTCCTCTTAACTTAACGGTCGTTGATAAGGAAAGAAAGCCGGTGATTGGCGCAGCGATTCTTGTTTATGACGAGACGAATAATCTACTCTTCCAAGGAATTTCCGATTCTTCCGGTAAGGTAACCGGATCGTTAACCGTACCTACTTCCGTCGAAAACATTACGATCGATATTTCGATAGGAGGAGAATCTATTTCTCAATACGTCAATCTGGAGAAGATTTTAGGAATCAATAGGACGATCCATTATGCGATCACTCTACCTTCCAACCAGGTGGCAGATTCGGACGGTGACGGAATTCCTGACAGTACGGACATTTACCCGAATGATCCGTCTCGTTCTACGGAACTGCTATATCCTGGAGAGGGAGTTTATACTCTTGCATTCGAAGATCTTTACCCTTCTCCCGGTGATGCTGATCTTAACGACTATGTCGTACAATTTAAGAACGAAGAAGACTTGGACGCAGCCGGTAAAATCGTACGGCTTAGAGGAAGATACCAACATGTCGCAAGAGGAGCCGGATACTCGCATAAACTTTTGCTGAAGTTGCCCGTTAACGTAGGGGCAACCGTAACGTACAAACGGACGGACGGGAATGAGAATGCAAAGGTAGCACAAACAACCTCAACCGTAACTGCCGCGCAATTAAACCAAGGATATGAGCTTCTGCCTGATTCGAGCAAGACTCTAAGCGGTCAAAATGCAAATCCGGGAGAAGTCTTCAAACATGGTCATGTCGCCACTATCGAGATCGTCTTCGACTCTCCGGTAACGAGAGCTCAATTGGGCGCGTTCCCGTACGATTTATTCGCACATGTGATCAGTTCGAATCATGATATCCATTTTCCGGGACTTTATAAAAACTCCGACGGATCGGATCCGTATATGGACTCTACGGGATTTCCTTGGGCAATCCTTGTGCCGGGAGCATGGAAATATCCTTATGAAAAGCAGGATATTCGCAAGCCTTCCCAAACCGGTTATGGAGATTTCTCTCTTTGGGTGACATCTAAAGGAACCAATTACAAGAATTGGTACAACCGCATCACGAACGAAAGTAAGGTTTTCCCAGTTCCGGATTCATCAACACTATTAGGTTACCTATTTTTATCGGTGAAGAAATTCGCGGTATTCTACGCCGTCGCACTTTTAGGTATCGGAGGAATCGGATTGTATATCTTGAGAAGAAGACAATCCATCGTTATATAA
- a CDS encoding PrsW family glutamic-type intramembrane protease: protein MPFFIGRTEIWSELAKPIAALGAAWFYWDFYKKTYYPGQGNLATVTAIFSGMVATGISLVWEVQVFDFFPDLSHFSRAIFVGALPEESSKALIALWYFRRVGRTLSLADGLYFGLTVGASFGCIENIFYSFTLEFWPSLLRAGTSLPLHAFSGGILGFFLLRNYQTRKAALSNFETWVAFLGVILLHGIYNRLVADGENGILFIPILLGLSFIALEFLVVQAQVTLPFEVMQTEDLFLDDYSMIQKYSRYDSWLRKTQTGEAITEIPLFRSLSAGRTLVAIFLFGMPVFCLNFYFFSPQLIPHYLVSIDFQQFIALFMEYPTWLGILFLLRGFLNPSFFQERILKVPLFLSVTLGTHEEEEPTLAYSLSIRGFYSPVTMEPILGRETKASFYIAGKSFVGIRAVPVWKNFRPEDPNHESGALYRFQNIPWSLIAWRWIVRIRQQVRNSFDAIHGIKFRRN, encoded by the coding sequence ATGCCTTTTTTTATCGGTCGAACGGAAATCTGGTCGGAATTAGCAAAGCCGATCGCTGCATTAGGAGCCGCATGGTTTTACTGGGATTTTTATAAAAAGACATACTATCCCGGCCAAGGCAATCTTGCGACCGTTACTGCCATTTTTTCCGGAATGGTGGCTACGGGAATTTCTCTAGTCTGGGAAGTTCAAGTTTTTGATTTCTTTCCGGACCTTTCCCATTTTTCTCGAGCGATATTTGTAGGAGCTCTTCCCGAAGAAAGTTCCAAAGCTCTTATTGCGCTTTGGTATTTTCGGCGAGTCGGGAGGACTCTAAGCCTCGCCGACGGACTTTACTTCGGACTAACCGTAGGAGCATCTTTCGGTTGCATCGAAAACATTTTTTATTCTTTTACGTTGGAATTCTGGCCTAGCCTCTTACGAGCAGGTACTTCACTACCTTTGCACGCCTTTTCGGGAGGAATTCTAGGTTTCTTCCTGCTTAGAAATTATCAAACCCGAAAAGCCGCTTTGTCAAACTTCGAAACCTGGGTTGCTTTCTTGGGAGTCATCTTACTTCACGGAATTTATAACCGATTGGTCGCAGACGGAGAAAACGGGATTCTATTCATTCCGATTCTATTAGGATTATCTTTTATAGCCTTGGAATTTCTAGTAGTACAAGCACAGGTGACACTTCCGTTCGAGGTAATGCAAACTGAGGATTTATTTTTGGACGATTACTCGATGATTCAAAAATACAGCCGATATGATTCATGGTTACGCAAAACGCAAACAGGCGAGGCAATTACCGAGATACCTCTATTTCGATCCCTTTCGGCCGGAAGAACGTTAGTCGCAATTTTCTTGTTCGGGATGCCCGTATTTTGTTTAAATTTCTATTTTTTTTCACCGCAGCTCATTCCGCACTATCTTGTAAGCATAGATTTCCAACAATTTATCGCGCTTTTTATGGAGTACCCTACATGGCTCGGTATTTTGTTTCTTTTACGGGGGTTTTTAAATCCTTCCTTCTTTCAGGAGAGAATCCTAAAAGTACCGCTATTTTTGTCCGTGACTTTGGGAACTCATGAGGAAGAGGAACCTACTCTAGCCTATTCTCTTTCTATAAGAGGGTTTTATTCTCCCGTTACTATGGAACCGATTTTAGGGAGAGAAACGAAAGCCTCTTTTTATATCGCCGGAAAAAGCTTTGTAGGAATCAGAGCAGTGCCGGTCTGGAAGAACTTCCGACCGGAAGACCCGAATCATGAAAGCGGGGCATTATATCGATTCCAGAATATACCATGGAGCTTAATCGCTTGGCGATGGATCGTTCGAATCCGGCAGCAAGTACGCAATTCGTTTGATGCGATACACGGAATCAAGTTCCGCCGAAACTAG
- a CDS encoding TraR/DksA family transcriptional regulator, producing the protein MVAKKLAYDKKILNELQELLVERKNSLLEKYAKWEDNSKPSGLKEMGDIADIASEINEEMLSSVLTESEIDTIREIDVALEKIEDGTYGICEGTGKKIPLARLKAIPWTRYTVEYAEAVSKHRASGKKSPLSATLTGTYKIPTDLDSLDD; encoded by the coding sequence ATGGTCGCGAAAAAACTTGCATACGATAAGAAAATCCTGAACGAGTTGCAGGAACTGCTAGTGGAGAGAAAAAACTCTCTACTGGAAAAGTATGCCAAGTGGGAAGATAATAGTAAACCTTCCGGCTTAAAAGAGATGGGGGATATCGCCGATATCGCCTCCGAAATCAACGAAGAAATGCTCAGTTCCGTTCTCACAGAGTCCGAAATCGATACGATCCGTGAAATCGATGTAGCTCTCGAAAAAATCGAAGATGGAACCTATGGAATTTGCGAGGGGACAGGTAAAAAAATACCTTTAGCCCGCTTAAAAGCGATTCCTTGGACGAGATATACTGTGGAGTATGCAGAGGCGGTATCAAAGCACCGTGCTTCCGGTAAAAAAAGTCCTTTATCCGCGACCTTGACGGGCACTTATAAAATCCCGACTGATTTAGATTCTTTAGACGACTGA
- the rpmG gene encoding 50S ribosomal protein L33, whose product MREIIKLSCQVCKKDAYFQTKNKKAKSEKLVTKKFCKFCRAHVEHKESKV is encoded by the coding sequence ATGAGAGAGATCATTAAGCTTTCCTGTCAGGTATGTAAGAAAGACGCTTACTTCCAGACTAAAAATAAAAAGGCGAAATCCGAGAAACTTGTTACGAAAAAGTTTTGTAAATTTTGCAGAGCGCACGTCGAACATAAGGAATCTAAGGTATAA
- a CDS encoding bile acid:sodium symporter family protein: protein MARFFERASLLFPFWVIAGVSISWIYPTWIAWFDGPWITYSLGLTMLGMGITLVPEDFKRVFQTPKAVLVGVVGQYTIMPLAGWGIGILLELPSPLSTGLIVVACCPGGVASNVISFLARGDLALSVTMTAISTVLSVILTPTLTLLLVGNRVGANPFGLFLNTFEVVIVPVTLGILLNRYTPRFADRVKVVSPFIAVILISLIVSSILGAGKSAVVKSGMLLLSAVFLLHASGYFFGYWFAKLITRSLIVSRTVSIEVGMQNSGLGVVLSKNNFTDPLVAIPAALSSFIHSVIGSVLAAIWRKYPPVGKEEISKFPNDLP from the coding sequence TTGGCTAGATTTTTTGAACGAGCCTCTCTTCTATTTCCGTTCTGGGTAATAGCCGGGGTTTCCATCAGTTGGATTTATCCAACCTGGATCGCTTGGTTTGACGGTCCTTGGATTACCTATAGTTTAGGATTAACGATGCTTGGAATGGGCATCACATTGGTCCCGGAGGATTTTAAGAGAGTCTTCCAAACTCCGAAAGCCGTTTTGGTCGGTGTCGTAGGTCAATATACGATTATGCCTTTAGCAGGTTGGGGGATAGGAATTTTATTGGAACTTCCCTCTCCTCTATCTACGGGGCTAATCGTCGTCGCCTGTTGTCCGGGGGGAGTTGCTTCCAACGTGATCTCGTTTTTAGCAAGAGGAGATTTGGCGCTATCGGTGACCATGACTGCTATATCTACCGTACTCTCAGTCATTCTTACACCTACATTAACATTGCTATTAGTCGGAAATCGAGTGGGCGCGAATCCGTTCGGACTATTTTTGAACACTTTTGAAGTCGTTATTGTTCCCGTAACGTTAGGGATTCTTTTGAATCGATACACTCCTAGATTTGCGGATCGAGTTAAAGTAGTTTCTCCATTTATTGCGGTTATTTTGATTTCACTCATTGTCTCCTCTATTCTAGGAGCCGGAAAATCGGCTGTTGTGAAATCGGGGATGCTTCTTCTTTCCGCTGTCTTCCTCTTGCACGCGTCCGGTTATTTTTTCGGATACTGGTTTGCTAAATTGATTACCCGTTCCTTAATCGTTTCTCGAACGGTTTCTATCGAGGTCGGAATGCAGAATAGCGGTCTTGGAGTCGTTCTTTCTAAAAATAATTTTACGGATCCTCTTGTCGCGATTCCCGCCGCCTTATCCAGTTTTATTCATTCTGTGATTGGAAGCGTTTTGGCCGCTATATGGAGAAAATACCCACCGGTCGGGAAAGAGGAAATTTCGAAGTTTCCGAACGATCTTCCTTGA
- a CDS encoding aminotransferase class V-fold PLP-dependent enzyme, with translation MKTNATPDWAKIQALYPVNREMIWLNNCGTTPCNTETIRWVNEYLHGYASHGGLTEVRRYVSVKRAIRKILAELLGCDQEELSLIHNTNEGMNFISLGVQLQPGDQILLLENEYPSNIYPWEHWKEKGVELAFVPMSETPEGFLENLKDSLTPETRLVSLSAVHWCTGMPFPLEEIGNLLAEKGIEFALDGAQGVGLLPIRPREMKISYMAFPAWKWLLGPLGLGVMYVAKEKLESLQFPFKGTGSVVNDEVYLPYREELKGTDRYEISTVNFIDWVYFQSTLEMLNEIGFHSSMARIYELADYLSDRLREAGWKLCSDHFPDFKTGIVVAEKPDVSLEETINHLKKSGVMCALRLGRIRFSPHIYIAKEQLDHVVDLLAR, from the coding sequence ATGAAAACAAACGCCACTCCGGATTGGGCAAAGATCCAAGCCTTATATCCAGTAAATCGGGAAATGATTTGGTTAAATAATTGCGGTACTACCCCTTGTAATACCGAAACGATCCGTTGGGTCAACGAATATCTCCATGGATACGCATCTCACGGCGGTCTCACCGAAGTAAGACGTTATGTAAGCGTAAAAAGGGCGATTCGGAAAATTCTCGCCGAATTACTCGGTTGCGATCAGGAAGAACTCAGCTTAATTCATAATACGAACGAAGGGATGAATTTTATTTCTTTAGGCGTACAATTGCAGCCTGGGGACCAAATTTTACTTCTTGAGAACGAGTATCCTTCGAATATTTATCCTTGGGAACATTGGAAGGAAAAAGGCGTTGAACTTGCCTTTGTTCCGATGTCGGAAACTCCGGAAGGGTTTTTAGAAAACTTAAAAGATTCGTTAACTCCGGAGACGCGACTGGTTAGTCTTTCCGCAGTTCACTGGTGCACGGGGATGCCTTTCCCTTTAGAAGAGATCGGAAATCTTCTGGCTGAAAAGGGAATTGAATTCGCTTTAGACGGGGCGCAAGGTGTCGGTTTATTACCGATCCGTCCTAGAGAAATGAAGATCTCTTATATGGCCTTTCCTGCTTGGAAATGGCTTCTTGGACCTCTAGGTTTGGGGGTCATGTATGTGGCCAAAGAAAAATTGGAATCTCTCCAATTTCCGTTCAAAGGCACCGGGTCGGTAGTAAATGACGAAGTGTATCTTCCGTATCGCGAAGAATTGAAAGGCACCGATCGATACGAGATTTCAACCGTGAATTTTATAGACTGGGTCTATTTTCAGTCGACCTTGGAAATGCTGAATGAAATAGGTTTTCATTCCTCCATGGCTCGAATCTACGAGCTCGCCGATTATTTATCGGATCGGTTACGAGAAGCGGGCTGGAAGCTTTGTTCGGACCATTTTCCGGATTTTAAAACCGGAATTGTCGTGGCTGAAAAGCCGGATGTCTCTCTGGAAGAAACGATTAATCACTTAAAAAAGAGCGGTGTCATGTGCGCCTTGCGTCTAGGAAGAATTCGATTTTCGCCGCATATTTATATTGCAAAAGAGCAGTTAGATCATGTGGTCGATCTCTTGGCAAGGTGA
- a CDS encoding ferritin-like domain-containing protein encodes MSIKPLKETTFLEAIAAAIQHEKDYFEFYMDTYEKLPPGRTRELFERLAEEVDDHIKFITEIYEVAEGAELPNLKQLTAIHKFHQTTIQKLMNKVERTIIGPGSKDAHEALELAIREAENSVAFYEKLTTKFTDPNIRLLFSKLMEYSQNYQSLLEAELNALDQTHSGRGAYFWDEQAEEVAKAVDSPVKGAKSSKVAKPKKAAAKKVAKKAAAIPKKSSAKKKIAPAKKKIAAKKAAPKKKAAAKKKR; translated from the coding sequence ATGAGTATCAAACCTCTTAAAGAAACAACTTTCCTCGAGGCCATTGCAGCGGCGATCCAACACGAGAAGGACTACTTCGAGTTCTATATGGATACGTACGAAAAACTTCCGCCGGGTCGCACGCGAGAGCTTTTCGAGCGCCTTGCGGAGGAAGTCGATGATCATATTAAATTCATCACTGAAATTTACGAAGTAGCGGAAGGCGCCGAACTCCCTAATTTAAAACAACTTACCGCGATTCATAAATTTCATCAGACGACGATTCAGAAATTAATGAATAAAGTGGAACGGACGATTATCGGTCCGGGCTCCAAAGACGCTCATGAAGCTTTGGAACTTGCGATCAGGGAAGCGGAGAACTCGGTGGCATTTTATGAAAAGCTAACGACTAAGTTCACTGATCCGAATATTAGGCTCTTGTTTAGCAAACTTATGGAATATAGCCAAAATTATCAGTCCCTTTTGGAAGCGGAACTCAACGCCCTGGATCAAACTCATTCGGGCAGAGGTGCGTATTTTTGGGACGAGCAAGCCGAAGAAGTCGCTAAAGCGGTGGATAGCCCGGTAAAAGGGGCTAAAAGTTCCAAAGTTGCCAAACCCAAAAAAGCAGCCGCCAAAAAAGTAGCTAAGAAAGCCGCTGCAATCCCTAAAAAATCTTCCGCCAAAAAGAAAATCGCACCGGCAAAGAAAAAGATCGCCGCTAAGAAAGCCGCACCCAAAAAGAAAGCGGCTGCTAAGAAAAAACGCTAG
- a CDS encoding lysoplasmalogenase, translating to MLYIVYPLLCLLHLVVVNFWPEVFLLRLGSKVLPILLLLWDFSRDRRWQTKGSGIWIGFGLIFSFFGDAILTFPAEYFVFGLGSFLIAQLSYSWGFSRGNPVQIVRLIPFVVGGGGFYYWLLPGIPIVMSLPVLLYVAAICTMGWRASSRECEKLDFWLGISGAVIFIFSDMLIALSHFTAIRFPAHGSWIMGTYYLAQFLIFVSTEEES from the coding sequence ATGCTCTATATCGTTTACCCTCTCCTATGCCTTTTGCATTTGGTTGTAGTCAACTTTTGGCCGGAGGTTTTTTTACTTAGGTTGGGATCAAAAGTTTTACCGATTCTGCTATTACTTTGGGATTTCAGTAGGGATAGACGTTGGCAGACGAAGGGAAGCGGAATATGGATCGGTTTCGGTTTGATATTTTCTTTCTTTGGGGACGCGATTTTAACCTTTCCGGCGGAATATTTCGTTTTCGGTTTAGGAAGTTTTCTAATCGCGCAGTTATCGTATTCTTGGGGCTTCTCCCGAGGAAATCCGGTGCAGATCGTTCGCCTAATACCTTTTGTAGTAGGCGGCGGCGGCTTTTATTATTGGCTCTTACCTGGAATTCCGATCGTTATGAGTTTACCCGTCCTACTTTACGTTGCCGCGATCTGCACGATGGGTTGGAGAGCATCTTCTAGAGAATGTGAAAAATTGGATTTTTGGCTGGGGATTTCCGGCGCAGTTATTTTTATTTTTTCCGATATGCTGATTGCATTAAGTCATTTTACCGCGATCCGATTCCCGGCGCATGGAAGTTGGATTATGGGAACATACTACCTTGCTCAATTTTTAATTTTCGTCTCCACGGAAGAAGAATCTTGA
- a CDS encoding TerC family protein — protein sequence MLSFSQKDSTLFLIFTVGVGFLIYLDLFVLNKKARKLSLRESGYWTLFWVSLALGFASIIYIFHEDPTQPTIAKEKTLEFLAGYLLEYSLSVDNLFVFIMIFAKFRIQSHHQPMILKWGILGALIFRALMIFSGAELVSRFEWILYLFGILLLYSAWKMYFHTEEEDFDPEEMKLLKYAKKILPMTSTFHPEKLMVSEQGKRVFTSTFLILLVVEFSDILFAVDSIPAIFSITQDSFIIYTSNVFAILGLRSLFFLLGGVMELFVHLKKGVSLLLAFVGIKLLLPAISKPILGEEIHVSIEISLFIIIGTLTLSVLASLPHYLSTKKEPDSDF from the coding sequence ATGCTCTCTTTTAGCCAAAAAGATTCTACACTTTTTCTCATTTTCACCGTGGGGGTGGGTTTTTTAATTTATCTAGATCTCTTTGTTCTAAATAAAAAAGCACGGAAACTTTCCCTTAGAGAATCCGGCTATTGGACTTTGTTTTGGGTTTCCTTAGCGTTGGGTTTCGCGTCGATCATCTATATCTTTCACGAAGATCCGACTCAACCGACGATCGCAAAAGAAAAAACTCTAGAATTCTTAGCCGGTTATCTTTTAGAATATTCCCTCTCCGTGGATAATCTTTTCGTTTTTATCATGATCTTTGCGAAATTCAGAATCCAATCCCATCACCAGCCCATGATTTTAAAATGGGGAATTTTAGGGGCTTTAATCTTTCGCGCACTGATGATCTTTTCGGGAGCGGAGTTAGTTTCGAGATTCGAATGGATTCTATATCTGTTCGGAATTCTTCTTTTATATTCGGCGTGGAAAATGTACTTTCATACCGAGGAAGAGGATTTCGATCCCGAGGAAATGAAACTCTTAAAATACGCTAAAAAGATATTGCCGATGACTTCGACGTTTCATCCTGAAAAATTGATGGTGAGCGAGCAAGGTAAGAGAGTCTTCACATCCACTTTTCTGATTCTTCTCGTAGTGGAGTTCAGCGATATATTGTTTGCGGTGGATTCGATTCCGGCGATCTTTTCGATCACTCAGGATAGCTTCATTATCTATACTTCTAACGTATTCGCGATCTTGGGATTACGATCCTTGTTCTTTCTACTCGGCGGCGTAATGGAATTATTCGTTCACTTAAAAAAGGGGGTCTCCCTACTTCTAGCGTTTGTCGGAATTAAATTATTATTGCCGGCAATTTCAAAACCGATACTCGGAGAAGAAATCCACGTTTCGATAGAAATTTCACTTTTTATAATCATTGGCACGCTTACCCTTTCTGTGCTCGCCTCCCTTCCCCATTATTTATCAACAAAAAAGGAACCTGATTCGGATTTTTAG
- a CDS encoding methylmalonyl-CoA mutase family protein → MAADKLFNEFPPVSTKDWTDQIIKDLKGADFEKKLVWETQEGFKVQPFYRKENLQGLEWSVTNLPGIFPFARSTRKLTNEWNIRQDIDSIDLKLAKELALEAVSNGVNSIGFVIQNSTSGRRGIPVEKKEDLEFLLTELPLNDITVHFIAEERSPQIHTWLPKVKPLIGGLGYDPFRILARHGRSGGHTPETLKPILEEYAATWPNYRSLTVHSSTFRDSGSTIVQELAFTLALGSEYLFRLSQTGLKPETVNSQTILQFTVGPDYFLEIAKFRAARTLWAEIFKAYSSETGEASLPFIAAETAKYNYGVYDVHNNMLRATTEAMTAAIGGAEIITVLPFDHLIQPADSFSLRIARNVQLLMKHESYLDKVVDPSSGSYYLETLTQSMTEQAWKLFCEIEKEGGFLSSLQTGKIQTRIAESRKKKEENYSTRKEIFLGTNQYPNLKDKITDKLLNKSVPTQPLETKPGESTCLAIPDFFAGGEIEEIRFLTENWEQKTGKPVKVLLIPVGDLKMKKARAIFSLNFLGCGGFAVIDPGSYENSAEAKSAIAKEQPEVIVFCSSDEEVLKWVKEILPELNPKPIPLVAGNPKDAISELETSGVKGFLHIKSDLLKTLTDLQKRLGIR, encoded by the coding sequence ATGGCCGCAGACAAACTCTTTAACGAATTCCCGCCGGTCTCTACGAAAGACTGGACCGATCAAATCATCAAAGATTTAAAAGGAGCCGATTTCGAGAAAAAACTCGTTTGGGAAACCCAGGAAGGCTTTAAAGTTCAACCCTTTTATAGAAAAGAAAATCTTCAAGGATTGGAATGGTCCGTTACGAATCTACCGGGTATCTTTCCCTTTGCTCGTTCCACACGAAAGCTTACGAACGAGTGGAATATCCGACAAGATATAGATTCTATCGATTTGAAACTCGCAAAAGAACTAGCCTTGGAGGCCGTCTCCAACGGAGTGAATTCGATAGGCTTCGTAATTCAGAATTCAACTTCGGGACGAAGGGGAATTCCAGTGGAGAAAAAAGAGGATTTAGAGTTTCTCTTAACGGAACTTCCTTTAAATGATATAACGGTTCATTTTATTGCCGAAGAAAGATCTCCGCAAATACATACTTGGCTTCCCAAAGTAAAACCGCTAATCGGCGGATTAGGATACGATCCGTTCCGAATTTTGGCCCGTCATGGTCGCTCAGGCGGTCATACTCCCGAGACTCTAAAACCAATCTTGGAGGAATATGCGGCGACTTGGCCGAATTACCGAAGCCTTACCGTTCATTCCTCCACCTTCAGAGATAGCGGATCTACGATCGTACAAGAACTGGCCTTTACGTTGGCGCTGGGGTCGGAATATTTATTTCGACTTTCCCAAACAGGGTTGAAACCCGAAACCGTTAACTCTCAAACTATTCTGCAATTTACGGTAGGCCCCGATTACTTTTTGGAAATCGCCAAGTTTCGCGCCGCCAGGACGCTCTGGGCCGAAATTTTTAAGGCTTATTCTTCCGAGACCGGAGAGGCGAGTTTACCTTTTATCGCTGCGGAAACCGCCAAATACAATTATGGAGTCTACGACGTTCATAATAATATGCTTAGGGCGACGACCGAAGCGATGACCGCAGCGATCGGAGGCGCGGAAATTATCACCGTCCTACCCTTTGATCATTTGATTCAACCGGCGGATTCTTTTTCGCTTCGAATTGCACGAAACGTTCAGCTACTGATGAAACACGAGTCGTATCTTGACAAAGTCGTCGATCCTTCCTCAGGTTCTTATTATCTAGAAACTCTAACACAGTCCATGACCGAACAGGCGTGGAAATTGTTCTGCGAAATTGAAAAAGAGGGCGGCTTTCTCTCTTCTTTGCAAACGGGAAAGATCCAAACTCGCATCGCAGAATCCAGGAAAAAGAAGGAAGAAAATTATTCGACTAGAAAGGAGATCTTTCTCGGGACGAATCAATATCCGAATCTGAAGGATAAAATCACCGATAAGCTTTTAAACAAATCCGTGCCGACACAACCTTTAGAAACGAAGCCGGGGGAATCGACTTGTCTTGCGATACCCGATTTTTTTGCAGGCGGCGAGATCGAAGAAATTCGTTTCTTAACGGAAAATTGGGAACAAAAGACGGGCAAGCCAGTAAAAGTTTTACTCATTCCGGTCGGGGATCTAAAGATGAAGAAGGCAAGAGCAATCTTCTCTTTAAACTTCTTAGGTTGCGGAGGTTTTGCCGTTATCGATCCGGGCAGTTACGAAAATTCCGCCGAAGCGAAATCAGCGATCGCGAAAGAACAACCTGAAGTGATTGTTTTCTGTTCGTCCGATGAAGAAGTCCTCAAATGGGTAAAAGAAATTCTTCCTGAATTGAATCCAAAACCGATCCCGCTCGTTGCCGGAAATCCTAAAGACGCAATCTCCGAACTGGAAACGTCGGGAGTCAAAGGCTTTTTACACATCAAGTCCGACCTGCTCAAAACCTTGACCGATCTTCAAAAAAGGCTGGGAATACGATGA